In one Mycobacterium heckeshornense genomic region, the following are encoded:
- a CDS encoding homocitrate synthase, with amino-acid sequence MTPSSLSRKTSRPTTASSWFADQFGVPIPRGLREQADAMSWESFAATYGPNSGPLRLGDWACLDRQRPATRLGLQCCNFRAVIAVGDHISTSTATASGPVAALTAMLYERGIRVETLRFHQIPSREHTATFICGSNGIRSEWALGWSQEPTESALRAVIACANRLLTCAAPT; translated from the coding sequence ATGACCCCTTCATCGCTGAGCCGAAAAACCAGCCGACCCACAACGGCGAGCTCGTGGTTCGCCGACCAGTTCGGTGTCCCGATTCCTCGTGGGCTGCGCGAGCAGGCCGATGCCATGTCGTGGGAGAGCTTCGCGGCCACCTACGGTCCCAACTCCGGCCCGCTGCGGTTGGGCGACTGGGCGTGCCTCGACCGGCAGCGGCCCGCCACCCGCCTGGGCCTGCAGTGCTGCAACTTCCGGGCCGTCATCGCCGTCGGCGACCACATCAGCACGTCAACGGCGACCGCGAGCGGGCCGGTGGCGGCGCTGACCGCGATGCTGTACGAGCGCGGTATCCGCGTCGAGACGCTGAGGTTCCACCAGATACCCTCCCGCGAGCACACCGCGACGTTCATCTGCGGCAGCAACGGCATTCGCTCCGAATGGGCGCTGGGCTGGTCGCAAGAGCCCACGGAGTCCGCGCTGCGGGCAGTCATCGCCTGCGCCAACCGGCTGCTGACCTGTGCCGCGCCGACGTAA
- a CDS encoding HypC/HybG/HupF family hydrogenase formation chaperone, with product MCLGIPGRVVRMLDGYDGQLALVDVAGETRKVNVGMLPDDTFAPGDWVIIHMGFVVEKTDRAGAEQAMAGLELMGRGDSPV from the coding sequence ATGTGTTTGGGGATCCCCGGCCGAGTCGTCCGGATGCTCGACGGCTACGACGGACAGCTCGCGCTGGTTGACGTCGCCGGCGAAACCCGCAAGGTCAATGTCGGCATGCTGCCCGACGACACGTTCGCCCCGGGCGACTGGGTGATCATCCACATGGGTTTCGTGGTCGAGAAAACCGATCGGGCCGGCGCCGAGCAGGCGATGGCGGGTTTGGAGTTGATGGGCCGAGGCGACAGCCCGGTATGA
- the nrdI gene encoding class Ib ribonucleoside-diphosphate reductase assembly flavoprotein NrdI has product MSSSLVYFSSVSENTHRFVEKLGIPATRIPLHRRIEVDQPYVLVLPTYGGGRATPNINDGGYVPKQVIAFLNNEHNRALLRGVIAAGNTNFGAEFCYAGEVVSRKCGVPYLYRFELMGTDEDVQAVRAGLADFWKDETCRQLPQLQSL; this is encoded by the coding sequence GTGTCGTCCAGCTTGGTCTATTTCTCCAGCGTGTCGGAGAACACCCACCGCTTCGTGGAGAAGCTGGGTATTCCGGCCACGCGGATACCGCTGCACCGGCGCATCGAGGTGGATCAACCGTATGTCTTGGTGCTGCCGACCTACGGCGGCGGCCGGGCCACCCCGAACATCAACGACGGCGGCTATGTGCCCAAGCAGGTCATCGCATTCTTGAACAACGAACACAACCGGGCGCTGCTGCGCGGCGTGATCGCCGCGGGCAACACCAACTTCGGTGCGGAGTTCTGCTACGCGGGCGAGGTGGTCTCGCGCAAATGCGGCGTTCCGTACCTCTACCGATTCGAACTGATGGGCACCGACGAGGACGTGCAAGCCGTCCGCGCGGGCCTGGCTGACTTCTGGAAGGACGAGACGTGTCGCCAACTGCCACAGCTGCAGAGCCTGTAA
- a CDS encoding DNA polymerase IV yields MRAVSTGWVLHVDLDQFLASVELRRHPELAGLPVIVGGSGDPDEPRKVVTCASYEARKFGVHAGMPLRTAARRCPDATFLPSDPAAYDAASDQVMNLLRELGYPVEVWGWDEAYIGLPASADPVNVAEQIRAVVAAETGLSCSVGISDNKQRAKVATGFAKPAGIYRLTDANWMAVIADRPVDALWGVGPQTAKKLAGLGITTVGELARTDAELLTSTFGPRTGLWLLLLAKGGGDTDVSATPWVPRSRSHVVTFPRDLTDRTEMDAAVSELAQRALADVVAQSRSVTRVAVTVRTSTFYTRTKIRKLEAPSTDPDIIVEAALRLLNLFELDRPVRLLGVRLELQMPG; encoded by the coding sequence ATGCGGGCGGTGAGCACCGGGTGGGTGCTGCATGTCGACCTGGACCAGTTTCTGGCCTCGGTCGAGCTGCGCCGTCATCCCGAGCTGGCCGGACTGCCGGTGATCGTCGGCGGCAGCGGTGATCCGGACGAACCGCGCAAGGTCGTCACCTGCGCCTCCTATGAAGCCCGCAAGTTCGGGGTGCACGCGGGCATGCCGCTGCGCACCGCCGCCCGCCGCTGCCCCGACGCCACCTTCCTGCCCTCAGACCCTGCCGCGTATGACGCCGCTTCTGATCAGGTGATGAACCTGTTGCGCGAGCTGGGCTACCCCGTCGAAGTATGGGGCTGGGACGAGGCATACATCGGGCTGCCCGCTAGTGCCGATCCGGTCAACGTCGCCGAACAAATCCGCGCCGTCGTCGCGGCGGAAACCGGGCTTTCCTGCTCCGTCGGAATCAGCGACAACAAACAGCGGGCCAAGGTCGCGACCGGATTCGCGAAACCCGCCGGCATCTACCGGCTCACCGACGCCAACTGGATGGCCGTCATAGCCGACCGCCCAGTCGACGCGCTATGGGGTGTTGGCCCTCAGACCGCGAAAAAGCTTGCGGGCCTTGGGATTACAACTGTCGGCGAGCTTGCCCGCACGGACGCCGAACTACTTACATCGACGTTCGGCCCGCGAACCGGGCTATGGCTGCTGTTGCTGGCCAAAGGTGGCGGCGACACCGACGTCAGCGCCACGCCGTGGGTTCCGAGGTCCCGCAGCCACGTCGTCACGTTCCCGCGCGATCTCACTGATCGAACCGAAATGGATGCTGCGGTGAGCGAATTGGCGCAGCGCGCCCTGGCCGACGTCGTGGCGCAGTCGCGGTCGGTGACCCGTGTGGCCGTCACGGTGCGCACCTCGACGTTTTATACCCGCACCAAAATCCGCAAGCTCGAGGCACCGTCCACCGATCCCGACATCATCGTCGAGGCCGCGCTGCGGCTGCTCAACCTGTTCGAGCTGGACCGGCCGGTTCGGCTGCTGGGCGTGCGCCTGGAACTGCAAATGCCGGGGTGA
- a CDS encoding SDR family oxidoreductase, which produces MVQTQFRGYFAGKRCFLTGAASGIGRATALRLAACGAELYLTDRNAEGLADTVADARALGARVPEHRALDVADYHQVATFAADILTRHPAMDVVMNIAGVSAWGTVDQLSHEQWSKMVAINLMGPIHVIESFIPAMMAAGRGGHLVNVSSAAGLVGLPWHAAYSASKFGLRGLSEVLRFDLARHRIGVSVVVPGAVNTPLVNTVEIAGVDRDDPKVRRWVDRFSGHAVSPETAAEKILAGVAKNRFLIYTSADIRALYAFKRVAWWPYSAVMRRVNVFFTRALRPSAPPR; this is translated from the coding sequence ATGGTGCAGACACAGTTTCGCGGGTATTTCGCGGGTAAGAGGTGCTTTCTCACCGGCGCGGCCAGCGGCATCGGCCGCGCTACCGCGTTGCGGCTCGCCGCTTGCGGTGCCGAACTGTATCTGACCGACCGCAACGCCGAGGGTCTGGCCGACACGGTGGCCGACGCCCGCGCGCTGGGTGCCCGGGTGCCCGAGCACCGGGCGCTGGATGTCGCCGACTATCACCAGGTCGCCACGTTCGCCGCCGACATCCTCACCCGCCACCCGGCGATGGATGTGGTGATGAACATTGCCGGTGTATCGGCGTGGGGAACGGTTGACCAGCTCAGCCACGAGCAGTGGAGCAAGATGGTCGCGATCAACCTGATGGGCCCGATTCACGTGATCGAGTCGTTCATTCCGGCGATGATGGCCGCCGGTCGGGGCGGGCATCTGGTCAACGTGTCCTCGGCGGCCGGGCTGGTTGGTCTGCCCTGGCATGCCGCTTACAGCGCAAGCAAATTCGGATTGCGAGGGCTTTCCGAAGTGCTGCGCTTCGATCTGGCCCGCCACCGCATCGGGGTGTCGGTGGTAGTCCCCGGCGCGGTGAACACCCCGTTGGTCAATACTGTCGAGATCGCCGGCGTCGACCGCGACGATCCGAAGGTCAGACGCTGGGTCGACCGCTTCAGCGGTCATGCTGTCTCACCGGAGACGGCTGCCGAGAAGATCCTGGCCGGGGTGGCCAAGAACCGGTTTTTGATCTACACGTCAGCCGACATTCGCGCGTTGTACGCGTTCAAACGGGTGGCGTGGTGGCCCTACAGCGCGGTCATGCGCCGGGTCAACGTGTTCTTTACCCGGGCGCTGCGGCCGTCGGCACCACCGCGCTGA
- a CDS encoding TetR/AcrR family transcriptional regulator — MSTQHDTGAAAAGSRAAPAPQRRGDRQRQAILQAVRELLEEKPFTELSVSTISDRAGVARSGFYFYFDSKYAVLAQILAEATHELEELTEYFAPRRPDESPAAFAKRMVGSAAVVYAHNDPVMSACNAARNTDAEIRKILDQQVDTVIEQIIRIVDEEIKAGTARPISDDIPALVRTLAVTTALMLSGDTTFLGPDGDVQRGIRVLEQLWLNALWGGQA; from the coding sequence GTGAGCACTCAGCACGACACCGGGGCAGCAGCCGCTGGGAGTCGTGCTGCGCCGGCCCCGCAACGGCGAGGCGATCGGCAACGACAGGCAATCCTGCAGGCGGTGCGTGAACTGCTGGAGGAGAAGCCGTTCACGGAACTGTCGGTGAGCACCATCAGCGACCGCGCCGGTGTGGCCCGGTCAGGGTTCTACTTCTACTTCGACTCCAAATACGCGGTGCTCGCCCAGATCCTGGCCGAGGCCACCCATGAGCTGGAAGAGCTCACGGAATACTTCGCCCCCCGGCGACCGGACGAGTCGCCGGCGGCGTTCGCCAAACGAATGGTCGGCAGCGCCGCTGTGGTGTACGCCCACAACGACCCGGTGATGTCGGCGTGCAATGCCGCGCGCAACACCGACGCCGAGATCCGCAAAATCCTCGATCAGCAGGTCGACACGGTGATCGAGCAGATCATCCGAATCGTCGACGAGGAGATCAAAGCGGGCACCGCGCGTCCGATCAGCGACGACATCCCGGCATTGGTTCGGACTTTGGCCGTCACCACCGCGCTGATGCTCTCCGGTGATACCACGTTTTTGGGTCCCGACGGGGACGTGCAGCGTGGCATTCGGGTGCTGGAGCAGCTGTGGCTCAACGCGTTGTGGGGTGGGCAGGCATAG
- a CDS encoding cytochrome P450: MATISTPHYLLDQARRRFTPTLNNIPGMGAIEKRLLAHEWKTKVLAEPPAGSGLKPVLGDSGLPILGHIIELFRGGPDYPLFLYQTRGPVLFVDSPILPSVTALGPDATQVVFTNKNKEFSQKGWHPVIGPFFNRGLMMLDFDEHLYHRRIMQEAFTRTRLAGYVEHIDRVASAIVADWPTNDARFLFHPAMKELTLDIASMVFMGHEPGTDHDLVTKVNNAFTITTRAGGAIVRYPVPPFKWWRGLRARKVLEDYFYERVTERRTAQGTDMLTVLCHTEDEDGNRFTDEDIVNHMIFLMMAAHDTSTSTTTTMAYNLAAHPEWQERCRDESARLGDGPLDIESLEKLESLDLVMNESLRLVTPLPFNMRQTVRDTDLLGYYVPAGTNVMIWPGMNHWLPELWTEPRKFDPERFAEPRAEHKKHRYAFAPFGGGAHKCIGMVFGQLEVKTVMHRLLRRYRLELPRPGYRPRYDYGGMPIPIDGMPIVLRPL, from the coding sequence ATGGCGACCATCAGCACCCCGCACTACCTGCTCGATCAGGCGCGGCGCCGATTCACCCCCACGCTGAACAACATTCCGGGCATGGGGGCGATCGAGAAGCGGCTGCTCGCCCATGAATGGAAGACCAAGGTGCTGGCGGAACCACCCGCGGGCAGCGGCCTCAAACCCGTTCTCGGCGATTCCGGGCTGCCGATCCTCGGCCACATCATTGAGTTGTTCCGCGGGGGACCGGACTATCCGTTGTTTCTGTATCAGACGCGTGGTCCGGTGTTGTTCGTCGACTCGCCGATCCTTCCGTCGGTCACCGCGCTCGGGCCCGACGCCACGCAGGTGGTGTTCACCAATAAGAACAAAGAGTTCTCGCAAAAGGGCTGGCATCCGGTGATCGGCCCATTTTTCAACCGCGGGCTGATGATGCTCGACTTCGACGAACACCTGTATCACCGTCGGATCATGCAGGAGGCGTTCACCCGCACCCGGCTGGCCGGCTACGTCGAACACATCGACCGGGTGGCAAGCGCGATCGTGGCCGACTGGCCCACCAACGACGCCCGGTTCCTGTTCCACCCGGCGATGAAAGAGCTCACCCTCGACATCGCGTCGATGGTGTTCATGGGCCACGAGCCCGGCACCGACCACGACCTGGTCACCAAGGTCAACAACGCTTTCACCATCACCACCCGCGCCGGCGGCGCGATCGTCCGCTACCCGGTGCCGCCGTTCAAATGGTGGCGCGGCCTGCGCGCCCGCAAGGTGCTCGAGGACTACTTCTACGAGCGGGTGACGGAGCGCCGCACGGCCCAGGGCACCGACATGCTCACCGTGCTGTGCCACACCGAGGACGAGGACGGCAATCGTTTCACCGACGAGGACATCGTCAACCACATGATCTTTTTGATGATGGCCGCCCACGACACCTCGACGTCGACCACGACCACGATGGCCTACAACCTGGCCGCCCACCCGGAGTGGCAAGAGCGCTGCCGTGACGAGTCGGCCAGGCTGGGCGACGGTCCGCTGGACATCGAGTCGCTGGAAAAACTCGAGTCGCTGGACCTGGTGATGAACGAGTCGCTGCGGCTGGTGACGCCGCTGCCGTTCAACATGCGTCAGACGGTGCGCGACACCGATCTGCTGGGCTACTACGTGCCGGCGGGCACCAACGTGATGATCTGGCCCGGAATGAACCACTGGCTGCCCGAGCTGTGGACCGAGCCGCGGAAGTTCGACCCCGAGCGCTTCGCCGAACCACGCGCCGAGCACAAAAAGCACCGTTACGCGTTTGCGCCGTTCGGCGGGGGCGCCCACAAATGCATCGGCATGGTGTTCGGGCAGTTGGAGGTCAAGACCGTCATGCACCGGCTGCTGCGCCGGTATCGGCTCGAATTGCCGCGTCCCGGCTACCGGCCGCGCTACGACTACGGTGGCATGCCGATCCCGATCGACGGCATGCCGATCGTGCTGCGGCCGCTGTAG
- a CDS encoding hydrogenase maturation nickel metallochaperone HypA encodes MHELSLCQAIAGVVKPYAGGRRVDVVRVKIGALRQVVPESLSFCWTLVRDYEDMPDAELEMEFVAAEVQCRSCGRQSAISSRWSLLCPNCQSADVEILCGDEFLVTSLDVS; translated from the coding sequence ATGCATGAGCTGTCGTTGTGCCAGGCGATCGCCGGAGTGGTCAAACCGTATGCCGGCGGCCGTCGCGTCGACGTCGTCCGCGTCAAGATCGGAGCACTTCGCCAGGTGGTCCCGGAATCGTTGTCGTTTTGCTGGACGCTTGTCCGCGACTACGAAGACATGCCCGACGCCGAGCTGGAGATGGAGTTCGTCGCCGCCGAGGTGCAGTGCCGATCCTGCGGGCGGCAGTCCGCAATCAGCTCACGGTGGTCGCTGCTGTGCCCGAACTGCCAGAGTGCCGACGTCGAAATATTGTGCGGTGACGAGTTTTTGGTGACCTCGCTGGACGTTTCATGA
- a CDS encoding redoxin NrdH, with the protein MSITVYTKPACVQCNATHKALDKQGIAYETVDITLDPEARDYVMALGYLQAPVVVAGDEHWSGYRPDRIKALAGAALTA; encoded by the coding sequence ATGAGCATCACCGTGTACACCAAGCCCGCATGTGTGCAGTGCAACGCCACACACAAGGCGCTGGACAAGCAGGGCATTGCCTACGAGACGGTCGACATCACGCTGGACCCGGAGGCGCGGGACTACGTGATGGCGCTGGGCTATCTGCAAGCTCCCGTGGTGGTGGCGGGAGACGAACACTGGTCGGGCTACCGTCCCGACCGCATCAAGGCGCTCGCGGGAGCCGCGCTCACCGCGTAA
- the hypB gene encoding hydrogenase nickel incorporation protein HypB: MGRFHRHDDGTVHTHEHGDHPHTHDHGDHSGYDTGRQRIDVLESIFAENDLRASYNRAAFDKHGVRALNLMSSPGSGKTTVLKATLDEFAGEIAVGVIEGDIATDLDAAKLSGRGAQISLLNTGNGFGGECHLDAPMVNRALQGLDLAELDLVIIENVGNLVCPAEFDVGEHAKAMVYSVTEGDDKPLKYPVMFRAVDVVLLNKIDLVPYLDVDVDSYTAHVREVNPTATILPVSARTGDGMSAWFAWLRRFAAGSSA; this comes from the coding sequence ATGGGTAGATTTCACCGGCACGACGACGGCACCGTGCATACCCATGAGCACGGCGACCACCCGCACACCCACGATCACGGCGACCACAGCGGCTACGACACCGGCCGGCAGCGCATCGACGTGCTGGAATCGATCTTCGCCGAAAATGACCTCCGCGCCAGTTATAACCGGGCGGCGTTCGACAAACACGGCGTCCGGGCGCTGAACCTGATGAGTTCGCCGGGCTCCGGCAAGACGACCGTACTGAAAGCCACCCTCGACGAGTTCGCCGGCGAGATCGCCGTCGGAGTGATCGAAGGTGACATCGCGACCGACTTGGACGCGGCCAAGCTCAGCGGCCGCGGTGCCCAGATATCGCTGCTCAACACCGGAAACGGATTCGGCGGCGAATGCCATCTCGACGCCCCCATGGTCAACCGTGCCTTGCAGGGCCTAGATCTCGCCGAGCTGGATCTGGTCATCATCGAAAACGTCGGAAATCTGGTATGCCCAGCGGAATTCGATGTCGGGGAGCACGCCAAGGCGATGGTGTACTCGGTCACCGAGGGTGACGACAAGCCGTTGAAATACCCGGTGATGTTCCGCGCGGTGGATGTGGTGCTGCTCAACAAGATCGACTTGGTTCCGTATCTGGATGTCGACGTGGACAGCTACACCGCCCACGTCCGCGAGGTCAACCCGACGGCGACCATCCTGCCGGTCAGCGCCCGCACCGGCGACGGCATGTCGGCCTGGTTCGCGTGGTTGCGCCGATTCGCTGCGGGCAGTTCGGCGTGA
- a CDS encoding FadR/GntR family transcriptional regulator encodes MGSSGLEQRPDKRAAQIARRIEADIVRRGWPIGESLGSEQALRQRYRVSRSVLREAVRLVEHHRVAHMRRGPNGGLFVAEPDPAAATRAVVIYLEYLGITIDHLLNARLLLEPLAAALAAERIDEAGIDRLRGVLMAEKQRIRGSVMARDEFHVALAEQSKNPVLRLFIDILMRLTVRFAQDSRPDTARDTVEAVNRTHDDHSAIVAAATAGDSARARTLTERHVQSVTDWLQRHHGSARAIPSRRRRRETSEAPHVKLAELLAATIQDDIATSGWRLGSVVGTENQLLNRYGVSRSVFREAVRLLEYHAVARMRRGPGGGLVVARPRAQASIDTIALYLQYRKPTREDLRLVRDAIEIDNVAKVVDRREHQDVQAFLDVHRHPIVATSDDLRKAGMAEFLFHTGLAQLAGNPVLELFLRILVELFRRQWASLDPRPVSRADVIEVEHAHLRIIRAIDDGDDSLARYRTRRHLDAAASWWL; translated from the coding sequence GTGGGCAGTTCCGGCCTTGAGCAGCGCCCCGATAAACGGGCCGCACAGATCGCCCGACGCATCGAAGCCGACATTGTTCGCCGAGGCTGGCCGATCGGAGAATCGTTGGGCTCCGAACAGGCTCTACGGCAACGCTATCGGGTGAGCCGCTCAGTCCTGCGGGAAGCCGTTCGCCTGGTCGAGCACCATCGGGTTGCCCACATGCGCCGCGGACCCAATGGCGGTCTGTTCGTCGCCGAGCCTGACCCCGCAGCGGCAACCCGGGCTGTCGTGATCTACCTGGAATATCTGGGTATTACGATCGATCATCTGCTCAATGCACGCCTCTTGCTGGAGCCGTTGGCGGCAGCGCTGGCCGCAGAACGCATCGACGAGGCCGGGATCGACCGTCTCCGTGGGGTGTTGATGGCGGAGAAACAGCGTATCCGCGGTTCAGTGATGGCTCGTGACGAATTCCATGTGGCACTTGCCGAGCAATCGAAAAACCCGGTGCTGCGACTGTTCATCGATATCCTTATGCGGCTGACCGTGCGATTCGCTCAAGATTCCCGCCCGGATACGGCGCGTGACACCGTCGAGGCGGTGAACCGTACGCACGACGACCACTCGGCGATCGTCGCCGCGGCTACGGCCGGTGATTCTGCGCGCGCCAGGACGCTTACCGAGCGCCACGTCCAATCGGTGACTGACTGGCTGCAGCGACATCACGGTTCTGCCCGGGCAATACCGTCGCGACGTCGGCGCCGCGAGACCTCCGAGGCACCGCACGTCAAGCTCGCCGAGCTGTTAGCTGCCACCATCCAAGACGATATCGCCACCAGTGGCTGGCGGCTTGGCTCGGTCGTCGGAACCGAAAACCAGTTGCTGAACCGCTACGGGGTGAGCCGATCGGTGTTTCGAGAAGCGGTGCGGCTGTTGGAATATCACGCCGTCGCTCGTATGCGGCGCGGGCCCGGCGGCGGGCTGGTCGTGGCCAGGCCGCGGGCGCAGGCCAGCATCGACACGATCGCGCTGTATTTGCAGTACCGCAAACCGACCCGCGAAGACTTGCGTCTGGTGCGCGATGCGATCGAGATCGACAATGTCGCGAAAGTGGTTGACCGGCGTGAACACCAAGACGTGCAAGCATTTCTCGACGTGCACCGCCACCCTATCGTCGCGACTTCGGATGACCTCCGCAAAGCCGGGATGGCGGAATTCTTGTTCCATACCGGGCTGGCACAGCTCGCGGGAAATCCTGTATTGGAGTTGTTTCTGCGGATACTGGTGGAGCTGTTTCGCCGGCAGTGGGCGAGTCTGGACCCGCGGCCGGTAAGCCGGGCCGATGTCATCGAGGTGGAGCACGCGCACCTGCGGATCATCCGGGCGATCGATGACGGTGACGATAGTCTGGCCCGCTATCGCACCCGCCGCCACCTGGACGCCGCCGCGTCGTGGTGGCTGTAG
- a CDS encoding TetR/AcrR family transcriptional regulator: MSVIEHARELAVCAQQERGDAARNRALLLDAARRLIGERGAEAVTMGEIATAAGVGKGTVFRRFGSRAGLMMALLDDDERRLQQAFLFGPPPLGPDAPPLERLLAFGRERLSFVHTHRTLLCATNRDPRSRHTAPAMVLHAHVRMLLASAPTSGDLDAQTDALLALLDPDYVEHQLNHRGHTLQTLGDAWESLARKLCGR, from the coding sequence GTGAGCGTTATCGAGCATGCCCGTGAGCTGGCGGTTTGCGCGCAACAGGAGCGCGGAGACGCTGCGCGCAATCGTGCGCTGCTGCTGGATGCGGCGCGGCGGCTGATCGGCGAACGCGGTGCCGAGGCGGTCACCATGGGCGAGATCGCCACCGCCGCCGGTGTGGGCAAGGGCACGGTGTTCCGCCGCTTCGGCAGCCGCGCGGGTCTCATGATGGCGCTGCTCGACGACGACGAGCGCCGCCTGCAGCAGGCATTTCTGTTCGGGCCGCCGCCGCTCGGCCCCGACGCGCCCCCGCTGGAGCGCCTGCTGGCGTTCGGCCGCGAAAGGCTGTCCTTCGTCCATACCCACCGCACCCTGCTCTGCGCGACCAACCGCGATCCACGAAGCCGCCACACCGCCCCGGCCATGGTGCTGCACGCCCATGTGCGCATGTTGCTGGCCTCCGCCCCGACCTCCGGCGATCTGGACGCCCAAACCGACGCGTTGTTGGCGCTGCTCGACCCGGACTACGTCGAGCATCAACTCAACCACCGCGGCCACACACTTCAGACCTTGGGTGACGCGTGGGAAAGCTTGGCACGCAAGCTATGCGGGCGGTGA
- a CDS encoding NAD(P)H-dependent oxidoreductase, whose translation MSDRKRDVKVLTLVGSLRAASVNRQIAELAAAFAPEGVAVTVFDRLGDLPFYNEDIDNEIDMPASVTALRTAAADADAALVVTPEYNGSIPGVLKNAIDWLSRPFGNSALKDKPLAVIGGSLGRYGGVWAHDETRKSFGIAGPRVIEAIKLSVPLQSLQGKHPRDDAELVSNVRDVVGKLAAEVS comes from the coding sequence ATGTCGGATCGCAAGCGGGACGTCAAGGTGCTGACGCTGGTGGGAAGTTTGCGCGCCGCGTCGGTGAACCGCCAGATCGCGGAATTGGCGGCGGCCTTCGCCCCGGAGGGTGTCGCCGTCACCGTGTTCGACCGACTTGGTGACTTGCCGTTCTACAACGAGGACATCGACAACGAGATCGACATGCCCGCTTCGGTGACCGCGCTGCGTACCGCTGCTGCCGACGCCGACGCGGCCCTGGTGGTCACGCCCGAATACAACGGCAGCATCCCCGGCGTGCTAAAGAACGCGATCGACTGGCTGTCGCGACCCTTCGGCAACAGTGCGCTCAAAGACAAGCCGCTGGCGGTGATCGGCGGATCGCTGGGCCGCTATGGCGGGGTGTGGGCGCACGACGAGACGCGCAAGTCGTTCGGCATCGCCGGGCCCCGCGTCATCGAAGCGATCAAGCTCTCGGTGCCGTTGCAGTCGCTGCAGGGCAAGCATCCGCGAGACGACGCCGAACTGGTGTCCAATGTGCGCGATGTGGTGGGCAAGCTCGCCGCCGAAGTGAGCTAG
- a CDS encoding hydrogenase maturation protease — protein sequence MAANRPRILVAGIGNIFLGDDGFGPEVLRQLPDRLTSESVRVSDYGIAGMHLAYDLLEGWDALVLVDALPNRGCPGSLHVFEADHGWLASGPALDAHAMDPAAVFASLRALGGVAPRTIVVGCEVAELADRMGLSEPVRSAVPEAIAAVESAVAMLAEAAAREV from the coding sequence ATGGCTGCGAACAGGCCCCGCATCCTGGTGGCCGGCATCGGCAACATCTTTCTCGGCGACGACGGGTTTGGCCCCGAGGTGTTGCGGCAACTGCCGGACCGGCTCACCTCGGAGTCGGTGCGCGTCAGCGACTACGGAATTGCAGGCATGCATCTGGCCTACGACCTGCTCGAGGGATGGGACGCCTTGGTCCTGGTCGACGCGCTGCCCAACCGCGGTTGCCCGGGGAGTCTGCACGTCTTCGAGGCCGACCACGGGTGGCTGGCGTCCGGGCCGGCGCTCGACGCGCATGCGATGGACCCTGCGGCGGTGTTCGCGAGCCTTCGCGCCCTCGGCGGGGTGGCGCCGAGGACTATCGTGGTGGGGTGTGAGGTCGCCGAGCTCGCCGACCGGATGGGCTTGAGCGAGCCTGTGCGTTCAGCGGTGCCGGAGGCCATAGCAGCGGTCGAGTCGGCGGTGGCGATGCTGGCTGAAGCGGCCGCGCGGGAGGTTTGA